A stretch of the Theropithecus gelada isolate Dixy chromosome 7a, Tgel_1.0, whole genome shotgun sequence genome encodes the following:
- the C7AH15orf65 gene encoding uncharacterized protein C15orf65 homolog: protein MTDRDWDKKSTSLSNSDTEMKSEQLPPCVNPGNPVFSCMLDPKTLQTATSLSKPQMIMYKTNSSHYGEFLPMPQFFPCKYTPKEQVFSSHIRATGFYQNNTLNTAPDRTRTLDFPNIQHTL, encoded by the exons ATGACAGACCGCGACTGG gaCAAGAAAAGTACTTCACTTTCAAATTCAGACACAGAAATGAAATCTGAACAACTGCCTCCTTGTGTGAACCCTGGCAATCCTGTGTTTTCATGTATGTTGGATCCGAAGACACTCCAGACAGCCACCTCACTATCAAAACCTCAGATGATTATGTATAAAACCAATTCAAGTCATTATGGTGAATTTCTACCTATGCCACAGTTTTTCCCCTGCAAATATACTCCAAAGGAGCAAGTATTTTCAAGCCATATCAGAGCaactggattttatcaaaataacACTCTAAATACTGCACCTGACAGAACCAGAACTCTTGATTTTCCTAATATTCAACACACTctatga